In the Wyeomyia smithii strain HCP4-BCI-WySm-NY-G18 chromosome 2, ASM2978416v1, whole genome shotgun sequence genome, one interval contains:
- the LOC129722359 gene encoding UDP-glycosyltransferase UGT5-like — protein sequence MMTGRVALGLLFISIVALAEGARILTVLPLGGKSHDIIGTAFGKVLADAGHDVTVITAFASKKPPKNYREIVLTGLVEKAMQGQFAFNFFEMRGGITTSFLMLVMMYGMMPDRMFELAMEHPNLVSLMKSDEKFDVVLLESFVAEQFYGLAQHFDAHLITFSAFGNSLWTNNLVGCPHPTSHLAHFSLSYTDRMTFWERFINTAFTEFDRIYYNWIYLPRQKKYYDLAFPNAKQSFEQQMKNVSLVFLNQHFTLSSPRPYPPNMIEVGGIQIDDPKPLPKDLQTYLDEATEGVVYFCMGSNIKSKDLPPVKRDAFLKAFGKLKQRVLWKFEDENLPNKPANVKISPWVPQSDLLAHPNVKLFITHGGNLGTTESLYHGKPMVGIPIFGDQMMNIEKSVRAGYALRLDFDDINEETVGRSINTVLNDPSYARNAKLVSDRLRDQPMTPRQTVVYWVNYILRHGGAPQLRSPAMELSYLQYNSLDVYAVMLLILVAVVAFNVFIVKKLYRKVFRKNCPAGGKKKKA from the exons ATGATGACCGGACGAGTCGCTCTCGGGTTGTTGTTCATATCTATTGTCGCCTTGGCAGAAGGTGCTAGAATATTAACCGTCTTGCCGCTGGGAGGTAAATCGCACGACATCATAGGAACTGCCTTCGGAAAGGTTCTTGCCGATGCTGGCCACGATGTGACTGTGATAACGGCCTTTGCTTCTAAGAAACCACCGAAGAATTACCGGGAAATCGTGCTAACTGGATTAGTGGAAAAAGCCATGCAAGGTCAATTTGctttcaacttttttgaaatGCGAGGTGGAATCACGACTTCTTTTTTAATGTTGGTGATGATGTACGGAATGATGCCTGACAGGATGTTCGAGTTGGCAATGGAGCATCCGAACCTTGTAAGTCTTATGAAATCCGACGAAAAGTTCGACGTTGTTCTGCTGGAGTCCTTCGTAGCGGAACAGTTTTATGGATTGGCGCAGCACTTCGATGCCCACCTGATCACCTTTTCCGCATTTGGAAACTCACTATGGACCAACAACCTAGTCGGATGTCCTCATCCGACGTCGCACTTGGCACATTTTTCGCTCAGCTATACCGATCGCATGACATTTTGGGAACGGTTCATAAACACTGCCTTCACTGAGTTCGATCGGATCTACTATAACTGGATCTATTTGCCGAGACAAAAGAAATACTACGATTTAGCGTTCCCCAATGCTAAACAAAGTTTCGAACAGCAGATGAAGAATGTTTCCCTAGTTTTTCTGAACCAACACTTCACACTTAGCAGTCCTAGACCATATCCACCCAACATGATCGAAGTAGGAGGGATTCAAATCGATGATCCAAAACCGTTACCGAAG GACTTACAAACGTATCTTGATGAAGCCACAGAGGGAGTTGTCTATTTCTGTATGGGCTCCAACATAAAATCAAAGGATCTCCCTCCTGTGAAGCGCGACGCCTTCCTGAAAGCGTTCGGGAAACTCAAGCAGCGTGTTTTATGGAAGTTCGAGGACGAAAATCTTCCAAACAAACCAGCAAATGTGAAAATCAGCCCCTGGGTTCCCCAGAGTGACTTGTTGGCCCACCCGAACGTGAAACTGTTCATTACACATGGAGGTAACCTCGGTACGACGGAATCTTTGTACCACGGCAAACCAATGGTGGGCATACCTATCTTCGGAGACCAAATGATGAACATTGAAAAGTCTGTGCGGGCTGGATACGCGTTGCGGCTCGATTTCGATGATATCAACGAGGAAACGGTGGGGCGATCTATCAACACGGTACTGAACGATCCGTCATACGCAAGAAATGCGAAATTAGTATCAGACCGGTTGCGAGATCAACCGATGACTCCGCGGCAAACTGTCGTTTACTGGGTGAACTATATACTGCGACACGGTGGAGCGCCACAGCTACGTTCACCCGCAATGGAATTATCATATTTACAGTACAATTCACTCGATGTGTACGCCGTTATGCTGCTGATATTGGTGGCTGTTGTGGCATTCAATGTGTTCATCGTGAAGAAGTTATACCGGAAAGTGTTCCGAAAAAACTGCCCGGCAggtggaaaaaagaaaaaagcctAA